In Rhizobium sp. BT04, the following proteins share a genomic window:
- a CDS encoding DUF1127 domain-containing protein → MNVARSFNNWRKYRQTVAELGRMSARELDDLGIGRGDIRNVARAAIGR, encoded by the coding sequence ATGAACGTCGCACGCTCTTTCAACAATTGGCGCAAGTACCGTCAGACGGTCGCTGAACTGGGCCGTATGTCCGCACGCGAACTGGACGACCTCGGCATCGGCCGCGGCGACATCCGCAACGTTGCGCGCGCAGCCATCGGCCGCTAA
- a CDS encoding ABC transporter substrate-binding protein — MRLSKSLFRNISVRAGWATATALTALVAFGTGSAAAESVLTMHIEEQTSWVQNFNPFDLAGRRQSTMDFIYEPLVIFNAEDGGKPVFRLATDYKFSEDMKSVTYTLRSGVKWSDGQPLTSADVKYTIDLMLKNAALDTVGVGETVASVETPSATQVKIDLKAVNSDFPETLADLAVVPEHIWKDVSDPVAFKNEKPVGSGPMTELRRFTPQVYEQCRNPNYWDAASLHIDCLRLPQISGNDQMLAILPEGNMDWIGSFIPQIDKTFVALDAGHNGYWQPPAETVAFQMNFKSGNDGNLEAYKDLNFRHAFSLAMDRASMVDIAGFGYPVVNEHATGLPPRFETWRNKAAEGDKDAFMGFDTDKANKILDDAGYKKGADGFRTTPSGKPIAFPIIVPNGWTDWIDAVQIAVEGLRAAGINASVATPEYEQWRKQIIDGSFEVVMNSRADGATPFRGYYQSLSTVYGGRITGAPSRYSNPKLDALFDQYLKATSEDEHKKIFNDIQLLIADDFPVVPVFNGPTWYQFSSKRFTGWVTDKDPIMNPEDHDNNRMRLMHLLRLKPVS, encoded by the coding sequence ATGAGATTGAGCAAAAGCCTATTCCGCAATATTTCCGTGCGTGCCGGCTGGGCAACGGCGACCGCCCTGACGGCGCTCGTCGCGTTCGGGACGGGCAGTGCCGCCGCTGAATCGGTGCTGACGATGCATATCGAAGAGCAGACCAGCTGGGTGCAGAACTTCAATCCGTTCGATCTTGCCGGACGCCGGCAGAGCACGATGGATTTCATCTACGAGCCGCTGGTCATCTTCAATGCCGAGGATGGCGGCAAGCCGGTGTTCCGCCTGGCGACCGACTATAAATTCTCCGAGGATATGAAATCGGTCACCTATACGCTGCGATCCGGCGTGAAGTGGTCGGACGGACAACCGCTGACCTCGGCCGACGTGAAATACACGATCGATCTCATGCTGAAGAATGCCGCCCTCGACACGGTCGGCGTCGGCGAGACCGTTGCCTCCGTCGAGACGCCGTCGGCAACCCAAGTGAAAATCGATCTCAAGGCCGTCAACTCCGATTTCCCGGAAACGCTTGCCGATCTCGCCGTGGTTCCCGAGCATATCTGGAAGGACGTTTCCGATCCTGTGGCCTTCAAGAACGAGAAGCCTGTGGGGTCCGGCCCGATGACGGAGCTGCGCCGCTTCACGCCGCAGGTTTACGAGCAGTGCCGCAATCCGAACTACTGGGATGCCGCCTCGCTGCATATCGATTGCCTGAGGCTGCCGCAGATTTCGGGCAACGACCAGATGCTCGCCATTCTGCCGGAAGGCAATATGGACTGGATCGGCTCCTTCATTCCCCAGATCGACAAGACCTTCGTCGCGCTCGATGCCGGCCACAACGGCTATTGGCAGCCGCCGGCCGAAACCGTCGCCTTCCAGATGAATTTCAAGAGCGGCAATGACGGCAACCTCGAGGCCTATAAGGACTTGAACTTCCGCCACGCCTTCAGCCTCGCCATGGACCGCGCGTCGATGGTCGATATCGCCGGCTTCGGCTATCCCGTCGTCAACGAACATGCTACCGGCCTGCCGCCTCGCTTCGAGACCTGGCGCAACAAGGCGGCGGAAGGCGACAAGGACGCCTTCATGGGCTTCGATACCGACAAGGCTAACAAGATCCTCGACGATGCCGGCTACAAGAAGGGTGCAGACGGCTTCCGCACCACGCCGAGCGGCAAGCCGATTGCCTTCCCGATCATCGTTCCGAACGGCTGGACGGACTGGATCGATGCGGTGCAGATCGCCGTCGAAGGATTGCGCGCCGCCGGCATCAACGCGTCGGTCGCCACCCCGGAATATGAACAGTGGCGCAAGCAGATCATCGACGGCAGCTTCGAGGTCGTCATGAACTCCCGCGCCGACGGCGCAACGCCGTTCCGCGGTTATTACCAGAGCCTGTCGACCGTCTATGGCGGGCGGATCACCGGCGCGCCCTCGCGTTATTCGAACCCGAAGCTGGACGCCCTTTTCGATCAATATCTGAAGGCGACGTCGGAGGACGAGCACAAGAAGATCTTCAACGACATCCAGCTGCTGATCGCCGACGATTTCCCCGTCGTGCCCGTTTTCAACGGACCGACCTGGTACCAGTTCTCCAGCAAGCGTTTCACCGGCTGGGTCACCGACAAGGACCCGATCATGAACCCGGAGGATCATGACAACAACCGCATGCGCCTGATGCATCTGCTGCGTCTGAAGCCGGTCAGTTAA
- the kduD gene encoding 2-dehydro-3-deoxy-D-gluconate 5-dehydrogenase KduD, translating to MSTVANPFDVSGRVAVVTGANTGIGQAIAAALAEAGASIVAVGRSSMDETEALVKEAGSRFHVVKADLSTIEPVKGIVTETIETFGGLDILVNNAGIIRRADALDFTEEDWDAVIDVNLKTAFFLSQAAGRHMVEKGRGKIINIASLLSFQGGIRIPSYTASKSGLAGLTKLLACEWAGKGVNVNAIAPGYFVTNNTTALREDADRNAAILARIPAARWGTPAELGGAAVFLASSASDYVHGTVLPVDGGWLAR from the coding sequence GTGAGCACCGTGGCCAATCCCTTCGACGTTTCGGGCCGGGTTGCCGTCGTCACCGGCGCCAATACCGGTATCGGCCAAGCCATCGCGGCAGCCCTGGCTGAGGCTGGTGCGTCGATCGTCGCCGTCGGGCGCTCCTCGATGGACGAAACCGAGGCGCTGGTGAAGGAAGCGGGCAGCCGCTTCCATGTCGTCAAGGCTGATCTTTCCACCATCGAACCGGTCAAAGGGATCGTCACCGAGACCATAGAGACTTTCGGCGGCCTCGACATCCTCGTCAACAATGCCGGCATCATACGCCGCGCCGATGCGCTCGACTTCACCGAGGAAGACTGGGACGCGGTGATCGACGTCAATCTGAAGACCGCCTTTTTCCTGTCGCAGGCGGCCGGACGCCATATGGTCGAAAAGGGCAGGGGCAAGATCATCAACATCGCCTCGCTGCTCTCCTTCCAGGGCGGCATCCGCATCCCGTCCTACACCGCCTCGAAAAGCGGCCTTGCCGGACTGACCAAGCTGCTGGCCTGCGAATGGGCCGGCAAGGGCGTCAACGTCAACGCCATCGCGCCGGGCTACTTCGTGACCAACAATACCACGGCGCTGCGCGAGGATGCCGACCGCAACGCCGCCATCCTTGCCCGCATTCCGGCCGCGCGCTGGGGAACACCAGCCGAACTCGGCGGCGCTGCCGTATTCCTGGCATCGTCGGCATCCGACTACGTGCACGGAACGGTGCTGCCGGTCGACGGCGGTTGGCTGGCGCGGTGA
- the kduI gene encoding 5-dehydro-4-deoxy-D-glucuronate isomerase, producing the protein MQIDVRHASHPEAVRNFDTETLRRHFLVDTIFESGEIRLTYSHYDRMVIGGATPLSSGLTLTAPTAIGQETFLAERELGALNIGGAGRIIVDGTNYDLAKYDCLYAGKGAKDIRFESADAANPAKFYLVSTPAHQTHPTVLLTREKARHLTPGEAATANKRSIYQFIHPDVCQSCQLTLGFTMIEAGSVWNTMPAHTHDRRMEAYLYFDLEAEQRVFHFMGEPQQTRHMLVANEQAVISPPWSIHSGAGTKNYSFIWAMAGDNKSFTDMDHIAIADLR; encoded by the coding sequence ATGCAGATCGACGTGAGACATGCCTCCCATCCCGAGGCTGTGCGCAATTTCGACACCGAAACGCTGCGGCGTCACTTTCTGGTCGATACCATCTTCGAGAGCGGCGAGATCCGCCTCACCTATTCCCACTACGACCGCATGGTCATCGGCGGCGCCACACCGCTGAGCTCCGGGCTGACGCTGACGGCGCCGACGGCGATCGGACAGGAAACCTTTCTTGCCGAGCGTGAACTCGGCGCGCTGAACATCGGCGGCGCCGGCCGCATCATCGTCGACGGCACGAATTACGATCTTGCCAAATATGATTGCCTCTATGCCGGCAAGGGCGCCAAGGACATCCGGTTCGAGAGCGCGGATGCCGCCAATCCGGCAAAGTTCTATCTGGTCTCGACGCCGGCGCATCAGACGCACCCGACTGTGCTGCTGACCCGCGAAAAGGCCCGCCACCTGACGCCGGGCGAAGCCGCGACGGCCAACAAGCGGTCGATCTACCAGTTCATCCATCCTGATGTCTGCCAGTCCTGCCAGCTCACGCTCGGCTTCACCATGATCGAGGCGGGCAGCGTCTGGAACACCATGCCGGCCCATACGCATGACCGCCGCATGGAAGCCTATCTCTATTTCGATCTCGAAGCCGAGCAACGCGTCTTCCACTTCATGGGCGAGCCGCAGCAGACCCGGCATATGCTTGTCGCCAACGAGCAGGCGGTCATTTCGCCGCCCTGGTCGATCCATTCCGGCGCCGGCACCAAGAACTACAGCTTCATCTGGGCGATGGCGGGCGACAACAAGAGCTTCACCGACATGGATCATATCGCCATTGCGGATCTGAGGTGA
- a CDS encoding cellobiose phosphorylase yields MAPDLTRSFQMPRREDLGLLTISNASGLSISALPNGTLFAIEYADDKGSVQINQIQGSPLTGGIGRLYLRAGGAAPEVVEIVGPYADGSFGHDATSFSWSGKTDDIGYTVRLELHPSETAWFWRVSLRHLKKGTLPADLVLIQDVGLGDRGFLMNSEAYASQYVDHHIADHETSGPVVMNRQNLKQSGARNPWLVQGCLEGAAAYATDAIQLVQASDRLDDLLVGPFGTSLPSKRRQQETACPAIQSKSLSVPASGATTTFFAVFAADHPEASGDADLARLDGLVAPESAAADLAEVTPVRSLLQDATLLKAEALDKRAIGQLYPQRSLEERVDGKLLSFFVSDGVLNRHVVLRDKEPRVARRHGAIVRSGQNMLLDDATLAATCWMQGIFAAQLTIGNTSFHKLFSVSRDPYNLTRASGLRIMADVGAGWQLLAVPSAFEMGLSDCRWIYRLPERTIIVSAVASGEDAAMQWTVSVEGKPCRFLVFGHVVLGEREYDAGGQIEFDTARKRISFRPDPAWLWGERYPDAGYWLVSSTPDAIDAIGGDELLYGDGVTRNGAFVALRSRPTQALSFAVVGSMADAAEAERLAQRYEAGVTDEAMLAPASKFWRNAIRGMTIDNPSPDLAAQTTLLPWLAHDAIVHLSVPHGLEQYTGAAWGTRDACQGPIEFLLAYEHDHEAKEVLKTVFSEQYLAKGDWPQWFMLEPYANIRAGDSHGDIIVWPLKALCDYIEATGDLAILDEKVSWRDEKTMQRAPEPDTIAIHVEKLLDTVREAFIPGTHLIRYGEGDWNDSLQPADPHLRDWMVSSWTVALLYEQIVRYSAILRRLGHGNKAKGLRKIATAMRRDFNRHLVRDGMVAGYGIFDPAHDGVELLLHPSDRRTGLSFSLISMTQAMLGGLFTPEQRRDHMKLIEEHLLFPDGVRLMEKPATYAGGPETLFRRAESSSFFGREIGLMYVHAHLRYCETLALDAEAEELWKAISVVNPISVTVALPHASPRQRNTYFSSSDAAFHDRYQAAAEWERVKAGEIAVDGGWRIYSSGPGLYTRSFVENILGFKRRFGRRRRKPLLPEVHASVDLQTDHAAWRRLMTPKADA; encoded by the coding sequence ATGGCCCCGGACCTCACCCGTAGTTTTCAAATGCCCCGACGCGAAGATCTCGGCCTCCTTACGATCAGCAACGCTTCCGGCCTGTCGATATCGGCGCTGCCGAACGGCACGCTGTTTGCCATCGAATATGCCGACGACAAGGGATCGGTGCAGATCAACCAGATCCAGGGCTCGCCGCTCACCGGTGGCATCGGCCGGCTCTATCTGCGCGCCGGGGGTGCTGCACCCGAGGTCGTCGAGATTGTCGGGCCTTACGCCGATGGCAGCTTCGGGCATGATGCGACGAGCTTCTCCTGGAGCGGCAAGACGGACGATATCGGCTACACCGTTCGCCTGGAGCTGCATCCCTCCGAAACGGCGTGGTTCTGGCGGGTATCGCTGCGTCATCTGAAGAAGGGAACGCTGCCGGCGGACCTGGTGCTGATCCAGGATGTCGGTCTCGGCGACCGCGGCTTCCTGATGAACAGCGAGGCCTATGCCTCACAATATGTCGATCACCATATCGCCGACCACGAGACATCAGGCCCTGTGGTGATGAACCGGCAAAATCTCAAACAGTCGGGCGCCCGCAATCCCTGGCTGGTCCAGGGCTGCCTCGAAGGGGCGGCTGCCTATGCCACGGATGCGATCCAGCTGGTGCAGGCGAGTGATCGTCTCGACGACTTGCTGGTCGGCCCCTTCGGCACCAGCCTGCCGAGCAAGCGGCGCCAGCAGGAGACGGCCTGTCCCGCCATCCAGTCGAAATCGCTCTCGGTTCCGGCAAGTGGCGCGACCACGACCTTCTTTGCCGTCTTCGCCGCCGATCATCCCGAGGCGTCCGGCGATGCCGACCTTGCGCGGCTCGATGGGCTTGTGGCCCCGGAAAGTGCCGCCGCCGATCTCGCAGAGGTGACGCCGGTCCGCAGCCTGCTGCAGGACGCTACGCTGTTGAAGGCCGAGGCGCTGGATAAAAGGGCGATTGGCCAGCTTTATCCCCAACGGAGCCTGGAAGAGCGGGTCGACGGCAAGCTGCTGTCGTTTTTCGTCTCCGACGGCGTTTTGAACCGCCATGTCGTGCTGCGCGACAAGGAGCCGCGGGTGGCGCGCCGTCACGGCGCCATCGTCCGCAGCGGCCAGAATATGCTGCTCGACGATGCGACGCTTGCTGCGACCTGTTGGATGCAGGGCATTTTTGCCGCCCAGCTGACGATCGGCAATACCTCCTTTCACAAACTCTTTTCCGTGTCGCGCGACCCCTACAATCTGACCCGCGCCAGCGGCCTGCGCATCATGGCGGATGTCGGCGCCGGCTGGCAGCTGCTGGCGGTGCCGTCGGCTTTCGAAATGGGGCTCAGCGATTGCCGCTGGATCTATCGCCTCCCCGAAAGGACGATCATCGTATCGGCGGTCGCCTCCGGCGAGGATGCGGCGATGCAGTGGACCGTTTCCGTCGAGGGCAAGCCGTGCCGCTTCCTGGTGTTCGGCCATGTCGTGCTCGGCGAGCGCGAATATGATGCGGGTGGGCAGATCGAATTCGATACCGCGCGCAAACGTATTTCTTTCCGGCCGGATCCGGCCTGGCTGTGGGGCGAGCGTTATCCCGATGCCGGCTATTGGCTGGTGAGTTCGACACCCGATGCCATCGATGCGATCGGCGGCGACGAACTGCTTTATGGCGATGGTGTAACGCGCAATGGCGCCTTCGTCGCGCTGCGCTCCCGGCCGACGCAAGCGCTCTCCTTTGCCGTCGTCGGCTCGATGGCCGATGCTGCTGAAGCCGAGCGCCTGGCGCAGCGTTATGAGGCCGGCGTCACCGATGAAGCCATGCTGGCGCCGGCATCGAAATTCTGGCGCAACGCCATACGCGGTATGACGATCGACAACCCTTCGCCCGACCTTGCCGCGCAGACAACCCTGCTGCCCTGGCTCGCGCATGATGCCATCGTGCATCTGAGCGTGCCGCACGGCCTCGAGCAATATACCGGCGCGGCCTGGGGTACACGCGACGCCTGCCAGGGGCCGATCGAATTCCTGCTCGCTTACGAGCATGATCATGAAGCCAAAGAGGTGCTGAAAACGGTCTTCAGCGAGCAGTACCTGGCCAAGGGCGACTGGCCGCAATGGTTCATGCTGGAGCCCTATGCCAATATCCGGGCGGGCGACAGCCATGGCGACATCATCGTCTGGCCGCTGAAGGCGCTCTGCGACTATATCGAAGCGACCGGCGATCTCGCCATCCTCGACGAGAAAGTCTCCTGGCGCGATGAAAAGACCATGCAGAGGGCGCCGGAGCCCGACACCATCGCGATCCATGTCGAGAAGCTGCTTGATACCGTCCGCGAAGCGTTCATCCCGGGTACGCATCTGATCCGCTACGGCGAGGGAGATTGGAACGACTCGCTGCAGCCGGCCGATCCGCATCTGCGCGACTGGATGGTCAGCAGCTGGACCGTCGCCCTGCTCTATGAGCAGATCGTTCGTTATTCCGCGATCCTGCGCCGCCTCGGCCATGGCAACAAAGCCAAGGGCTTGAGAAAGATCGCCACGGCGATGCGCCGGGATTTCAACCGCCATCTCGTGCGTGACGGCATGGTTGCCGGCTACGGCATCTTCGATCCCGCCCATGACGGCGTCGAATTGCTGCTGCACCCGAGCGACCGGCGCACCGGCCTCTCTTTCTCGCTGATCTCGATGACGCAGGCAATGCTCGGCGGCCTGTTCACGCCGGAGCAAAGGCGCGATCATATGAAGCTGATTGAAGAGCATCTGCTCTTCCCCGACGGCGTGCGGCTGATGGAGAAGCCCGCGACCTATGCCGGCGGGCCCGAGACGCTGTTTCGCCGCGCCGAATCCTCCTCCTTCTTCGGCCGCGAGATCGGCTTGATGTATGTGCATGCGCATCTGCGCTACTGCGAAACGCTGGCGCTCGATGCCGAGGCGGAAGAACTCTGGAAGGCGATATCAGTCGTCAATCCGATTTCGGTCACAGTAGCGCTGCCGCATGCGTCGCCGCGCCAGCGCAATACCTATTTCAGCAGCAGCGATGCCGCTTTCCATGACCGCTATCAGGCGGCGGCCGAATGGGAGCGCGTCAAGGCGGGAGAGATCGCCGTCGACGGCGGATGGCGCATCTATTCGAGCGGCCCCGGGCTCTACACCAGGAGTTTCGTCGAAAATATCCTGGGCTTCAAACGGCGCTTCGGCCGGCGCAGACGCAAACCGCTTCTGCCGGAAGTTCACGCTTCCGTCGATCTGCAGACGGATCACGCCGCCTGGCGGCGGCTGATGACGCCGAAAGCCGACGCGTAA
- a CDS encoding L,D-transpeptidase produces MRLLVLLAAALFLIAVHAQAQVYAPYDGYDEYDGYGYDDPYTPYPPPPDYEPEPGYREPLQERREPSTRSARGTITIATREHTLIYTTTWGEQFAYPIAVGREGKQWYGTTRVVSKREHPEWRPTASMRQKNPRLPAVVEPGPANPLGTRAIYLADGLLRIHGTNDPTSIGTNASSGCFRMYREDVEELYDMVQPGTRVIVQR; encoded by the coding sequence ATGCGATTGCTGGTTCTCCTTGCTGCGGCCCTCTTTCTGATAGCGGTGCATGCCCAAGCCCAAGTTTACGCGCCGTATGATGGATATGATGAATACGACGGCTATGGCTATGATGACCCTTACACTCCCTATCCACCTCCTCCCGACTACGAGCCGGAACCTGGCTATCGGGAACCTTTGCAAGAACGTCGGGAACCGTCGACACGAAGCGCGAGAGGAACCATCACCATCGCTACGCGCGAACATACGCTTATCTACACGACGACGTGGGGGGAGCAGTTCGCTTACCCCATTGCCGTCGGCCGGGAAGGCAAACAATGGTACGGCACAACGCGGGTGGTGTCGAAGCGCGAGCATCCCGAGTGGCGGCCGACAGCAAGCATGCGCCAGAAGAACCCAAGGCTTCCGGCGGTCGTGGAACCCGGCCCCGCCAATCCGCTTGGGACCCGCGCGATCTACCTTGCCGACGGGCTGCTCCGCATTCACGGCACCAACGACCCCACCTCCATCGGCACCAACGCATCGAGCGGATGTTTCCGGATGTACCGCGAGGACGTCGAGGAGCTTTACGATATGGTTCAGCCAGGGACCCGGGTGATCGTTCAGCGGTGA
- a CDS encoding DHA2 family efflux MFS transporter permease subunit, which translates to MERVEPAHPDVTPAIVWLGFIAMCIGMFMAILDVQVVATSLPTIQSALDIDPDQMSWIQTAYLIAEVVAIPLTGFLTRLLTMRWLFVAAIGLFVAASAGCAASGSFGELVAWRVLQGFSGGTLIPSVFSAVFILFPNERQALATTIAGVLAVLAPTVGPIVGGWLTETYSWHWLFLINILPGIASAILAARFLPRQAVDPSELRHLDGLSLVLMAAALTTLELSLKEAPTSGWASAYVLSLLAVCLTSGGAFIWRSLRRRRPVVDLGNFGDRNFLVGSVLSFVLGIGLFGSVYLMPVFLAFIRGHDALEIGMTMLVTGVAQLITAPVAVALEKRMDARLLSAAGFALFAIGVAMSAFQDPRSDYDAMFWPQIVRGVAIMFCLLPPTRLALGTLPPDRIPDASGLFNLMRNLGGAIGIALIDTIIYTRSEPLGQSLWARLQAGDIDTATFVGAPLQAISGHSGSFDADTTALLDPLVQTAASVQAINEAWMVVAVLTGCALLSVPFARRPGPA; encoded by the coding sequence ATGGAACGAGTTGAGCCTGCCCATCCCGACGTAACGCCCGCCATCGTCTGGCTCGGCTTCATCGCCATGTGCATCGGCATGTTCATGGCGATCCTCGACGTTCAGGTGGTGGCGACATCGCTGCCGACCATCCAGTCGGCGCTTGATATCGATCCCGATCAGATGAGCTGGATACAGACCGCCTATCTCATCGCCGAAGTGGTGGCGATCCCGCTCACCGGCTTCCTGACGCGGCTCTTGACGATGCGATGGCTGTTCGTTGCCGCCATCGGCCTGTTCGTCGCCGCCTCCGCCGGCTGCGCGGCCAGCGGCAGCTTCGGTGAGCTGGTCGCCTGGCGGGTGCTTCAGGGCTTTTCCGGCGGAACCCTGATCCCCTCGGTGTTTTCGGCCGTGTTCATCCTTTTCCCCAATGAGCGGCAGGCGCTGGCGACGACCATCGCCGGCGTGCTGGCCGTGCTGGCGCCGACCGTTGGTCCGATCGTCGGCGGATGGCTGACCGAGACCTATTCCTGGCACTGGCTGTTCCTGATCAACATCCTTCCGGGGATCGCCTCGGCAATCCTGGCGGCGCGCTTCCTGCCGCGCCAGGCCGTCGATCCCTCCGAACTCAGGCATCTCGACGGTCTGTCGCTTGTGCTGATGGCCGCTGCGCTGACGACGCTGGAACTCAGCCTGAAAGAGGCGCCGACCAGCGGTTGGGCTTCGGCCTATGTCCTCAGCCTGCTGGCGGTCTGCCTGACGTCGGGCGGCGCGTTCATCTGGCGATCGCTGCGCCGGCGCCGGCCGGTCGTCGATCTCGGCAATTTCGGCGATCGGAACTTTCTCGTCGGCTCGGTTTTGAGCTTCGTGCTCGGCATCGGCCTTTTCGGCTCGGTCTATCTGATGCCGGTGTTTCTCGCTTTCATCCGAGGCCACGATGCGCTCGAAATCGGCATGACGATGCTGGTCACCGGCGTCGCCCAGCTGATCACCGCGCCGGTCGCGGTGGCGCTGGAGAAGCGCATGGATGCACGGCTGCTGTCGGCCGCCGGTTTCGCCCTGTTTGCGATCGGCGTCGCAATGAGCGCCTTCCAGGATCCCCGCTCCGATTATGACGCGATGTTCTGGCCGCAGATCGTGCGCGGCGTCGCCATCATGTTCTGCCTGCTGCCGCCGACGCGGCTGGCCCTCGGCACGCTTCCGCCCGATCGCATTCCCGACGCGAGCGGACTTTTCAATCTGATGCGCAATCTCGGCGGGGCCATCGGAATCGCGTTGATCGACACCATCATCTACACCCGCTCGGAGCCGCTGGGACAAAGCCTCTGGGCGCGTCTTCAGGCCGGCGACATCGACACGGCGACATTTGTCGGCGCGCCTCTTCAGGCCATATCGGGCCATAGCGGCAGCTTCGATGCGGATACCACGGCGCTGCTCGATCCGCTGGTCCAGACCGCGGCCAGCGTTCAGGCGATCAACGAAGCCTGGATGGTTGTCGCTGTCCTCACCGGCTGCGCCCTGCTCTCCGTGCCCTTCGCCAGGCGGCCGGGGCCTGCATGA
- a CDS encoding FadR/GntR family transcriptional regulator yields the protein MTDRDNAVFNTVRQPPNLRSGLADTLMARIESGDLKPGQRLPTEQTIMRATGVSRTIVREALATLRAKGLITTRQGLGAFVSNDPNPRSFSIIPNDLQSIDEVLRVLELRMGVEYEAAGLAALRRTPEDIARMQDRLDALDKALEEGGYGAQEDYAFHRSILVATQNSYYGRLFDTFGDIMVPRQWARLDKMTATERKRHAARMRREHHAIFTAIRDGEEAAARRAIRTHLSKSAARFEELRDANSAS from the coding sequence ATGACGGATAGGGACAACGCGGTCTTCAACACCGTTCGGCAGCCGCCGAACCTGCGCAGCGGCCTCGCCGATACGTTGATGGCGCGGATCGAATCCGGCGACCTGAAGCCCGGCCAGCGCCTGCCGACCGAACAGACGATCATGAGGGCGACCGGCGTCAGCCGGACAATCGTGCGCGAGGCGCTTGCCACGCTGCGCGCCAAGGGGCTGATCACCACCCGCCAGGGCCTCGGGGCTTTCGTCTCGAACGATCCCAACCCGCGATCCTTCTCGATCATTCCCAACGATCTGCAGTCGATCGACGAGGTGCTGCGCGTGCTGGAGCTGCGCATGGGGGTCGAATATGAAGCCGCCGGCCTTGCCGCGCTGCGGCGCACGCCGGAGGACATCGCCCGCATGCAGGATCGCCTCGATGCCCTCGACAAGGCGCTGGAAGAGGGCGGGTACGGGGCGCAGGAGGATTACGCCTTCCACAGGTCCATTCTGGTCGCGACGCAGAATTCCTATTACGGTCGCCTTTTCGATACGTTCGGCGACATCATGGTGCCGCGGCAATGGGCACGGCTGGACAAGATGACGGCGACCGAGCGCAAGCGGCATGCAGCGCGCATGCGCCGCGAGCACCATGCCATATTCACGGCGATCCGCGACGGCGAAGAAGCCGCCGCCCGCCGCGCCATCCGAACCCACCTGTCGAAGAGTGCCGCCCGCTTCGAGGAACTGCGCGACGCCAATAGCGCGTCGTGA
- a CDS encoding 3'-5' exonuclease, which produces MSVHRDSQLDMFAKASPAIAKARGPSRRPLPQPVVHSDEDMARTLEESGNYRILRKLIARPIASVRRPEFSRLGIILDTETTGLNHRSDEIIEIGAVAFTFNDDGAIGDIVGIYGGLQQPSRPIPPEITRLTGITDAMVEGQVIDIPALRSLIEPADLIIAHNAGFDRPFCEAFSTIFAGKAWACSVSEIDWSARGFEGTKLGYLVGQAGYFHDGHRAVDDCHALLEILDRAQSEGESPFAELYRASQRSRIRIFAEHSPFEMKDHLKARGYRWSDGSDGRLKSWWIEVGEDELGDELSYLRAEIYRWREADPPTVRLTAFDRFKL; this is translated from the coding sequence ATGAGCGTGCACAGAGATTCGCAACTCGACATGTTTGCCAAGGCATCGCCGGCGATCGCCAAGGCGCGCGGTCCATCGCGCCGGCCGCTGCCGCAGCCGGTCGTCCATTCCGATGAAGACATGGCGCGGACGCTCGAAGAGAGCGGCAATTATCGCATCCTCAGAAAATTGATCGCCCGGCCGATTGCCTCGGTCAGACGGCCGGAGTTTTCGCGGCTCGGTATCATTCTCGACACCGAGACGACAGGTCTCAACCATCGCAGCGACGAGATCATCGAAATCGGCGCCGTCGCCTTCACCTTCAATGATGACGGCGCGATCGGCGATATCGTTGGCATTTATGGCGGCCTGCAACAGCCGTCCCGGCCGATCCCGCCGGAGATCACCCGACTGACGGGGATTACCGATGCGATGGTCGAAGGACAGGTCATCGATATCCCGGCGCTGCGGTCTCTGATCGAGCCGGCGGATCTGATCATCGCCCACAATGCCGGTTTCGACCGGCCGTTCTGCGAGGCCTTCTCGACGATTTTCGCCGGCAAGGCCTGGGCATGTTCGGTTTCGGAGATCGACTGGAGCGCCCGCGGCTTCGAGGGCACCAAGCTCGGTTATCTCGTCGGCCAGGCCGGGTATTTCCATGACGGCCATCGTGCGGTGGACGACTGCCACGCGCTGCTGGAAATCCTCGATCGGGCGCAGAGCGAGGGGGAAAGTCCGTTTGCCGAGCTCTACCGCGCCAGCCAGCGCTCGCGCATCCGCATCTTTGCCGAACACAGCCCGTTCGAAATGAAAGACCATCTGAAGGCGAGGGGCTATCGCTGGTCGGATGGAAGCGACGGCCGGTTGAAGTCCTGGTGGATCGAAGTCGGCGAAGACGAGCTCGGCGACGAGCTTTCCTATCTGCGCGCTGAAATCTACAGATGGAGAGAAGCGGATCCGCCGACGGTGCGGCTGACGGCCTTCGATCGCTTCAAGCTCTGA